One genomic segment of Vibrio quintilis includes these proteins:
- a CDS encoding AsmA family protein, producing MKKLLYVIVGLIVVIVGAMTLLVTMVDPNQYKPLIVEQTKRATGLDLIIAGDLGWQFFPSVGVHVGQVALRNPPGFQHENLLEVKEAAADVSVMPLFSRQIHIGQIRLDGMRLDIETRKDGVSNLDALQKKDASGPSAKPDAKPDVQAPAPGATAEDAQHQAGWQITVAGVAITNAHAEIRDAAAGKQTVLSDLNLKVSEFLPGQWTGFELSGQGRQEKQAFSVQGQGDFLLAADYGKFSLRGLDIQAGLNGESLPQNPLNIALKGNMEMDLATRVLQLTGLNLQVNQLQVDGQSTITLSKPVPQVRFSLHSQDIDLDQFLSAADKLPADTAPVAQVQTQTSSSLTNASSVKPASTQEPDLTGLKTLDVAGDLRIDRLKAKQVILTGVALKTAIQQGIVRLAVTDAGLYQGKIKADVQLDARRIPATYQISERVTGVQIQPLLKALAENDRLEGTGTVKVNVAGKGLSEARLKKNLYGTVRVELADGAINGINIARLIRSGYARIKGRSLPENEVEKTDFSTFSGTFTLKQGIATTKDLSMMSPLLRVHGEGQVNYLNQTQNMLVRTSFVGSLQGQGGKDIDELRDITVPLKITGNWQKPRYKVVFDDVLKQKAKKELNRGLEKLDEKIKDEKTREAVNNLLKKLF from the coding sequence ATGAAAAAACTGCTCTATGTGATTGTGGGACTCATTGTGGTCATCGTCGGGGCGATGACACTGCTGGTGACGATGGTTGACCCGAATCAGTATAAGCCATTGATCGTCGAACAAACGAAACGGGCGACCGGGCTGGATCTGATCATTGCCGGTGATTTGGGCTGGCAGTTTTTTCCGTCGGTCGGTGTTCATGTCGGGCAGGTGGCGCTGAGAAATCCGCCCGGATTTCAGCATGAGAATTTGCTGGAAGTGAAAGAAGCTGCGGCGGACGTGTCTGTGATGCCGCTGTTCAGCCGGCAGATACATATCGGACAAATTCGTCTTGATGGCATGCGGCTGGATATTGAAACCCGCAAAGATGGTGTGTCAAACCTCGACGCACTGCAGAAAAAAGACGCATCCGGCCCGTCAGCGAAACCAGATGCTAAACCAGACGTTCAGGCACCAGCGCCGGGAGCCACCGCTGAGGATGCTCAGCATCAGGCTGGCTGGCAAATCACAGTGGCTGGTGTCGCGATAACGAATGCTCATGCAGAAATACGTGATGCAGCTGCAGGAAAGCAGACGGTGCTCAGTGATCTGAACCTGAAGGTTTCTGAATTTTTACCGGGGCAGTGGACCGGGTTTGAATTATCCGGCCAGGGCAGGCAGGAAAAACAGGCTTTCTCTGTGCAGGGGCAGGGTGATTTTCTTCTGGCAGCGGATTATGGAAAATTCAGCCTCAGGGGGCTGGATATTCAGGCGGGTCTGAATGGCGAATCATTGCCTCAGAATCCGCTGAATATTGCTCTGAAAGGCAATATGGAGATGGATTTGGCGACCAGGGTTCTTCAGCTGACAGGACTGAATCTGCAGGTGAATCAGCTGCAGGTCGATGGTCAATCCACAATTACCCTGAGCAAACCTGTCCCTCAGGTGCGTTTCAGCCTGCACAGTCAGGATATCGATCTGGATCAGTTTTTATCTGCTGCGGATAAATTGCCGGCTGATACCGCTCCGGTAGCTCAGGTTCAGACGCAAACTTCATCCTCTTTGACCAATGCGTCGTCGGTAAAACCGGCATCGACGCAGGAGCCTGATTTAACCGGATTAAAAACGCTGGATGTGGCTGGCGATCTGCGGATCGACCGGCTGAAAGCGAAGCAGGTGATTCTGACCGGTGTTGCGCTGAAAACTGCGATTCAGCAGGGTATCGTGCGTCTGGCCGTGACTGATGCCGGGCTCTATCAGGGGAAAATAAAAGCGGATGTACAGCTCGATGCCCGCCGGATTCCGGCAACGTATCAGATCAGTGAGCGGGTAACCGGTGTGCAAATCCAGCCGCTGCTGAAAGCGCTGGCAGAGAATGACAGGTTAGAGGGAACGGGCACGGTGAAGGTGAACGTGGCCGGAAAAGGACTGAGCGAGGCGCGGCTGAAGAAGAATCTCTATGGCACGGTGCGGGTTGAGCTGGCAGATGGTGCGATCAACGGGATTAATATTGCCCGGCTGATTCGTAGCGGATATGCCAGAATTAAGGGCCGTTCGCTGCCGGAAAACGAGGTGGAGAAAACCGACTTTAGTACGTTCAGCGGTACCTTCACCCTGAAGCAGGGAATTGCAACAACGAAGGATTTATCCATGATGTCTCCGCTGTTGCGGGTGCACGGGGAAGGGCAGGTGAATTATCTGAATCAGACCCAGAACATGCTGGTGCGGACCTCGTTTGTCGGGTCTTTGCAGGGACAGGGCGGTAAGGATATCGATGAACTGCGGGATATCACAGTGCCGCTGAAAATCACCGGCAACTGGCAGAAGCCGCGTTATAAGGTGGTCTTTGATGATGTGCTCAAACAAAAAGCGAAAAAGGAACTCAACCGCGGCCTGGAAAAACTGGATGAAAAAATTAAGGATGAAAAAACACGCGAAGCCGTGAACAATCTGCTGAAGAAACTGTTTTAA
- a CDS encoding phage baseplate assembly protein V, with protein sequence MESYRISELERQLHGLIRLCTVTELGNGGQVKVQDGELNSTWLDRAVDRAGENRAWHPLDVGEQVVVLCPSGDLTMGIIIASLYQDQHPAPSSNEDLESKVFKDGSVISYDRKSHQYLIDIKGADATVDVISAGTLNIKTSKNIQVQTSADAKVSAQGNVNVSASKIALNGGSPCVTTAHICHFTGKPHGDGSRTVTAGK encoded by the coding sequence ATGGAGAGTTACCGGATTTCTGAGCTGGAGCGTCAGCTGCACGGGCTGATTCGTCTGTGTACCGTGACCGAACTGGGTAATGGTGGTCAGGTGAAAGTACAGGATGGTGAACTGAACAGCACCTGGCTTGACCGGGCCGTGGACCGGGCCGGTGAAAACCGCGCATGGCATCCGCTGGATGTCGGCGAGCAGGTGGTTGTGCTTTGTCCTTCGGGCGACCTGACCATGGGGATCATTATCGCCAGTCTGTATCAGGACCAGCATCCGGCACCCAGCTCGAATGAAGATTTGGAATCCAAAGTTTTTAAAGATGGTTCGGTCATCAGTTATGATCGGAAGAGTCATCAGTATCTGATTGATATTAAAGGGGCGGATGCCACGGTGGATGTGATTTCTGCCGGAACGCTCAATATCAAAACCAGTAAAAATATTCAGGTGCAGACGTCGGCAGATGCCAAAGTCTCTGCACAGGGTAATGTGAATGTTTCCGCTTCAAAGATCGCTTTGAACGGCGGCTCGCCTTGTGTCACGACTGCACACATTTGTCATTTTACCGGAAAGCCACATGGTGATGGTTCCCGGACAGTTACAGCGGGGAAATAA
- a CDS encoding helix-turn-helix transcriptional regulator, whose protein sequence is MNQIAKYRRQAKVSQAILAKAVGVMPSTIGNYESGIRNISLTMCWKIVGAFKRWGIGCSLEDVFPEPQQKHSVFTEMAGQAIGHELASGSGH, encoded by the coding sequence ATGAATCAAATCGCAAAATACCGACGTCAGGCAAAGGTAAGTCAGGCCATTCTGGCAAAGGCTGTTGGCGTGATGCCATCAACGATAGGTAACTATGAGTCTGGCATTCGCAACATTAGTCTGACTATGTGCTGGAAAATTGTGGGGGCGTTTAAACGCTGGGGAATTGGTTGTTCACTGGAAGATGTTTTTCCGGAACCACAACAAAAGCATTCTGTTTTCACTGAGATGGCCGGCCAGGCTATCGGACATGAGTTGGCTTCAGGCAGCGGCCACTGA
- a CDS encoding helix-turn-helix domain-containing protein yields the protein MSVKVMSYVWDIPVFRGSDKLVMLCLADHADDSGFCWPSIETIARKSGVSATTVKTTLKKLEMAGWITRKNQFRKADSGKLVRASNQYQLPVMRLRKMVNDQLDNEQTHFDCSNPDQTKQMTGVSQIPAGGKAESGDKPSNDPLNDPSNDQITPRRQPLDFSVFGEISEQQVRDILRIRKVNAGKAPVTQKVLSMLAKEFALAGQQSGLSLQDCLDEWEYRGWRSFKAIWLRNSVAQPLAGKESVRKEQPDFHSGDTSWAEGLVLGV from the coding sequence ATGTCTGTCAAAGTAATGAGTTATGTATGGGATATTCCGGTATTCAGAGGATCCGACAAGCTGGTGATGCTGTGTCTGGCTGATCATGCCGATGACAGCGGTTTTTGCTGGCCGTCCATTGAGACCATTGCCCGGAAGTCGGGTGTTTCAGCGACGACTGTAAAAACCACCCTGAAAAAACTGGAAATGGCTGGCTGGATTACGAGGAAAAACCAGTTCAGGAAAGCAGACAGCGGCAAGCTGGTGCGTGCAAGTAATCAATATCAGCTGCCGGTGATGCGGTTGAGAAAAATGGTCAATGATCAGTTGGATAATGAACAGACGCATTTCGACTGTTCAAATCCGGACCAGACTAAACAAATGACGGGGGTTAGTCAGATCCCGGCCGGGGGTAAGGCGGAATCCGGCGATAAACCATCAAATGATCCGTTAAATGATCCATCAAATGATCAAATAACACCGCGCAGGCAGCCACTGGACTTTTCAGTGTTTGGGGAGATTTCTGAGCAACAGGTCAGAGATATTCTGCGTATTCGTAAAGTCAATGCAGGTAAAGCACCGGTGACACAAAAGGTGTTGAGCATGCTGGCAAAAGAGTTTGCCCTTGCCGGTCAGCAGTCAGGATTGAGTTTGCAGGACTGTCTGGATGAATGGGAATACCGGGGCTGGCGGAGTTTTAAAGCGATATGGCTGAGAAATTCAGTCGCGCAGCCTTTGGCAGGCAAAGAATCAGTCCGTAAAGAACAGCCTGATTTTCACAGCGGAGATACCAGCTGGGCTGAAGGGCTGGTTCTGGGAGTCTGA
- a CDS encoding phage tail protein, with protein sequence MTLLPVNASRLQYDLETANRLHDDINLAVQQLKTFKQEPADNLLYWLIWEYGLEDVLLYVPDLRKVIKEGLIWQRLRGTPESLKIALGWIGMDDITIEENRPGRHFYEYQVDPGKIPTQEERSRLFGVADLSAPVRSRLSRMYHGYDVRKLILSEGHFGQFLSDYSGVNHQGTKLSFRRGYQSELAVGQPDVKSSHFRTVVDNAVYEDRPLLSYMYLDDKFDFGIYVHHGRLVSEGLVYDAKPVIKDQHRFSQAAMVLSDSEALGSLHTLLGARRRVELGGTTVLSESKLDDTWQFEWQPVHTLHLDNHPGELDATLPVTASVAEIRLENIFTDSDFRIEQGRTRITVKTPELAGLSWMGRWDQRTWSGAGYTVIGVNFTQTT encoded by the coding sequence ATGACACTGTTACCTGTCAATGCTTCCAGACTTCAGTATGATCTTGAAACGGCAAACCGGCTTCATGATGATATCAACCTGGCTGTACAGCAGCTGAAAACATTTAAGCAGGAACCGGCAGACAACCTGTTGTACTGGTTGATCTGGGAATATGGCCTTGAAGACGTCCTGCTTTATGTGCCTGATTTGAGGAAAGTCATCAAAGAAGGTCTGATCTGGCAGCGTTTACGGGGAACACCGGAAAGCCTGAAAATTGCCCTGGGCTGGATTGGGATGGATGACATTACCATCGAAGAAAACCGCCCCGGCCGTCATTTTTATGAATATCAGGTTGATCCCGGAAAGATACCGACACAGGAAGAGCGTTCCCGTTTATTCGGTGTTGCTGACCTTTCGGCACCCGTCAGATCCCGGTTGTCGCGGATGTATCATGGTTACGATGTCCGCAAACTGATTCTTTCTGAAGGGCATTTTGGCCAGTTTCTGTCAGATTATTCTGGTGTGAATCATCAGGGAACGAAGCTGTCTTTCCGCCGGGGATATCAAAGTGAACTTGCGGTCGGGCAACCCGATGTCAAGAGCAGCCATTTCCGGACGGTTGTTGATAACGCGGTTTATGAAGACCGGCCGCTGCTCAGCTATATGTATCTCGATGATAAATTTGATTTTGGCATTTATGTCCATCATGGCCGGTTGGTTTCAGAAGGGTTGGTTTATGACGCCAAACCTGTCATCAAAGATCAGCACCGCTTCTCTCAGGCTGCGATGGTTCTGTCTGACAGTGAAGCATTAGGCAGCCTGCATACTCTACTGGGTGCCCGCCGCCGGGTTGAACTGGGCGGAACAACCGTCTTATCCGAAAGCAAACTGGATGACACATGGCAGTTTGAATGGCAGCCGGTTCACACGCTTCATCTGGATAATCATCCGGGTGAACTGGACGCAACCTTACCTGTGACAGCCAGCGTGGCTGAGATTCGTCTGGAAAATATCTTCACTGATTCTGACTTCCGCATTGAACAGGGACGCACCCGGATTACAGTGAAAACACCTGAATTAGCTGGCTTAAGCTGGATGGGGCGCTGGGATCAACGTACCTGGTCAGGTGCCGGATATACGGTGATTGGCGTGAACTTTACCCAAACAACCTGA
- a CDS encoding GPW/gp25 family protein produces MKGMNAQTGRSLNGPDHIRQSIITILTTPIGSRVLRRDFGSDLLSLTDHPTNEAWMLDVYAATLEALEKWEPRFRLTDVQAKRNGQGRIDLYLDGEMLINGQSITMDGIQVSI; encoded by the coding sequence ATGAAAGGAATGAATGCACAAACCGGACGAAGTTTAAATGGTCCGGATCATATCCGTCAGTCAATCATCACTATTTTAACAACGCCCATCGGCAGCCGGGTTCTCAGACGGGATTTTGGCTCAGATTTATTGTCATTAACCGACCATCCGACCAACGAAGCGTGGATGCTGGATGTGTACGCCGCGACGTTAGAAGCACTGGAAAAGTGGGAACCCCGCTTCCGGTTAACCGATGTTCAGGCGAAGAGAAATGGCCAGGGCAGAATTGATTTGTATCTGGATGGTGAAATGTTAATTAACGGCCAGTCCATTACGATGGATGGCATACAGGTGAGTATATGA
- a CDS encoding baseplate assembly protein: MSTVNETLNLPDPDIIEQIDAEALIQARRKRLIELNPDYQDVLALESEPLNINIEAESYREALLRLRINESVKANLLAFATGGDLDHLGDFYGLPRADGEADESYRQRIRERTKASSTAGSIAHYRSRAIEAAPLAIRDVRIDSPEGGLVRVSVLVRNGFDLDETLAKVEQAVNSDEVRVLTDTVNVVSAETIQVPVAATIVLQNTTPEAVIDELKSGLVKQWEQQAGLGWDVTPSWISAQLQKSGVYEVNILEPTQVVQVGANQHAVIEKLDISLNGRGY; the protein is encoded by the coding sequence ATGAGCACAGTCAATGAGACACTGAATTTACCTGATCCGGATATTATTGAACAGATTGATGCTGAGGCGTTAATTCAGGCACGGCGGAAACGGTTAATCGAACTGAATCCTGATTATCAGGACGTGCTTGCGCTGGAAAGTGAACCGCTGAATATCAATATTGAAGCGGAATCTTACCGGGAAGCGTTACTCCGGCTACGGATTAATGAAAGTGTCAAAGCAAACTTACTTGCTTTTGCAACCGGTGGCGATCTTGATCATTTAGGTGATTTTTACGGGCTTCCCCGTGCTGATGGCGAAGCCGATGAAAGTTATCGTCAGCGTATCCGGGAGCGGACCAAGGCTTCCAGTACCGCTGGCAGTATTGCACATTACCGCAGCCGCGCGATTGAAGCGGCACCACTGGCGATTCGCGATGTTCGTATTGATTCACCTGAAGGCGGGCTGGTCCGGGTTTCGGTTCTGGTCCGCAATGGTTTCGATTTGGATGAAACGCTGGCAAAAGTTGAACAGGCGGTAAATTCTGACGAGGTCAGAGTGCTGACTGATACCGTGAATGTGGTGTCCGCCGAGACGATTCAGGTGCCGGTTGCGGCGACCATTGTATTGCAGAATACCACGCCGGAAGCGGTGATTGATGAGCTGAAATCAGGGCTGGTGAAACAGTGGGAACAGCAGGCTGGTCTAGGCTGGGATGTCACGCCAAGCTGGATTAGCGCGCAACTGCAAAAAAGTGGCGTGTATGAAGTGAACATACTTGAACCAACACAGGTTGTTCAGGTCGGAGCCAATCAGCATGCTGTGATTGAAAAACTGGATATCAGCCTGAACGGCAGGGGGTATTAA
- a CDS encoding baseplate J/gp47 family protein, which translates to MSAFKLLDLSQVPVPDIISSPDFETKYQQLKDILTGLNPDYADVLELESDPLAILLQSFAYREAVLEARINDATRANMLASASGNDLDSIGARYNVGRLVVQQENTQIQPPVPRRMEDDDSYRRRIQMAFDGLNTAGSSDAYVFHALSASGQVKDADATSPAPCDMVVTLLSHEGNGVPDDELLKVVRRYFGLTDDGSAPAKQASKVRPVGDRVKVVPAGVTEYQVDAELTILPGPAGEVIRKAAEAAVWAYVHERCKLGYDVTRSGLFAALHRPGVHNVILKTPEEDLVIDHTHAAYCTGVKVTLGGIDE; encoded by the coding sequence ATGAGTGCATTCAAATTACTGGACCTGTCTCAGGTTCCGGTTCCGGATATTATTTCGTCTCCGGACTTTGAAACAAAATACCAGCAATTAAAAGATATTCTGACCGGACTCAATCCGGATTATGCGGATGTTCTCGAACTTGAGTCTGATCCGCTGGCGATTCTTTTACAGTCTTTCGCTTACCGTGAAGCCGTACTCGAAGCCAGAATCAATGATGCAACCCGGGCGAATATGCTCGCTTCTGCATCCGGTAATGATCTGGATAGCATTGGCGCCCGTTATAACGTCGGACGCCTGGTTGTTCAACAGGAAAATACGCAGATTCAGCCGCCGGTCCCGCGCCGCATGGAAGATGATGATAGTTATCGACGCCGGATCCAGATGGCATTCGATGGCCTGAATACCGCCGGCAGCAGTGATGCTTATGTTTTTCATGCACTTTCTGCCAGTGGTCAGGTAAAGGATGCAGATGCAACCAGTCCGGCCCCCTGCGACATGGTGGTGACCCTGTTAAGCCATGAAGGGAATGGTGTCCCGGATGATGAGTTGTTGAAAGTTGTCCGCCGCTATTTTGGACTGACAGACGATGGCTCAGCGCCAGCGAAACAGGCATCCAAAGTCAGGCCAGTCGGTGATCGGGTGAAAGTCGTCCCTGCTGGTGTGACTGAATATCAGGTTGACGCAGAACTGACGATTCTTCCCGGCCCGGCAGGTGAGGTGATCCGTAAGGCTGCCGAAGCTGCGGTATGGGCGTATGTTCACGAAAGGTGCAAGCTTGGATACGATGTGACCCGTTCCGGATTATTCGCGGCACTGCACCGGCCGGGGGTTCATAATGTGATCCTGAAAACCCCAGAGGAAGATCTGGTGATTGACCACACTCACGCGGCATATTGTACCGGTGTGAAAGTCACGCTGGGAGGCATCGATGAATAA
- a CDS encoding transglycosylase SLT domain-containing protein: protein MAIRKRFIYLLVVLLSSSPSVFAWHNQFDWQIRKAARHYLPVVPWKLYKAQLIQESALNPQAVSPVGAAGLAQFMPGTWRQVSRELNLPGSRTDASLAIPAGAYYMAKLRRVWKWPRPEEDRHNLALACYNAGCGNILKAQKLCGNPSRYKPIMACLPLVTGKHATETINYAPRIRRIYKRLTYQ, encoded by the coding sequence ATGGCCATTCGAAAGCGATTTATTTATCTGCTCGTTGTTTTGCTGTCTTCCTCGCCTTCAGTATTTGCATGGCATAACCAGTTTGACTGGCAAATCCGCAAAGCGGCCCGGCACTATTTACCGGTCGTTCCCTGGAAGCTGTATAAGGCACAACTGATTCAGGAATCGGCACTCAATCCACAGGCGGTAAGCCCGGTGGGAGCCGCCGGACTGGCGCAGTTTATGCCCGGTACCTGGCGTCAGGTTTCACGCGAACTGAACCTGCCTGGTTCACGCACTGATGCGTCACTGGCAATTCCTGCCGGTGCTTATTATATGGCGAAACTCAGGCGGGTCTGGAAATGGCCGCGGCCGGAAGAAGACAGACACAACTTAGCACTGGCCTGCTATAACGCAGGCTGTGGCAATATCCTCAAAGCGCAAAAGCTTTGCGGCAATCCTTCACGTTACAAGCCGATTATGGCTTGTCTGCCTCTGGTAACGGGAAAGCATGCCACAGAAACAATCAACTACGCGCCGCGAATCCGGCGTATCTACAAACGTTTAACTTATCAATAA
- a CDS encoding XRE family transcriptional regulator — protein MSMTKKKEVGSRLKRFREAAGLSQRALAGKCGWGASRIGNYEAGVRSIDLDDAEIIATALNIKAHQLLFDDIAPQSPEPTQKEGNAEVLGNMQAWDSQTPLSDDEVAISFLSEINLSAGNGLMCDQEQDNGFRLRFAKSTLRRYNVAPENAVCVSVKGDSMEPVLPDGSTVGIDCGNRRLVDGKIYAINHNGDLFIKRLYKLPGGGLRIYSFNEIEYPPREYEEQQVIDQKITIIGRVFWYSVLL, from the coding sequence ATGAGTATGACTAAAAAGAAAGAAGTCGGATCGCGGCTCAAGCGATTCCGTGAAGCAGCAGGATTAAGTCAACGCGCCCTGGCCGGAAAATGTGGCTGGGGTGCTTCGCGTATCGGTAACTATGAAGCCGGCGTCCGGAGTATTGACCTTGATGATGCAGAAATCATTGCCACGGCACTGAACATCAAAGCCCATCAGCTGTTATTTGATGACATTGCCCCCCAGTCGCCCGAACCAACGCAGAAAGAAGGAAATGCTGAAGTACTGGGAAATATGCAGGCCTGGGATAGCCAGACCCCTTTATCTGATGATGAAGTCGCTATCTCATTTCTGTCCGAAATTAACTTATCGGCCGGCAATGGTTTAATGTGTGATCAGGAACAGGACAACGGATTCCGTTTGCGGTTTGCCAAATCAACCCTCAGGCGCTATAACGTTGCACCGGAAAATGCCGTGTGCGTCTCCGTGAAAGGCGACAGCATGGAGCCGGTACTGCCCGATGGCTCGACAGTCGGGATTGATTGCGGAAACAGGCGGCTGGTCGATGGTAAAATTTATGCAATCAACCATAACGGCGACCTGTTTATCAAGCGCTTGTATAAGCTGCCGGGTGGCGGTTTAAGAATTTACAGTTTCAATGAAATTGAATATCCGCCCCGGGAATATGAAGAACAGCAGGTCATTGACCAGAAAATTACCATTATCGGGCGTGTTTTCTGGTATTCCGTGTTGTTATAA
- a CDS encoding replication protein P yields MKNIAELAQQVRQTEIAGICDLQQAGHAQQSNNGQPVVSTQTARLVNHIFTELQVIFPAWRVAFPDKSSLDNAKRTWTKALFESRIYHTRQIELGLRKARQSGSPHIPSVGQFIRWCVPTCEELNLPTAEQAFSMIGDFRYEETRQHLPMVVQAAFHQIGHWDLTHLSQQKLFPVFQSHYDGLIRKVAIGEDISQLCPVLLPKPGERTLTLEEKERRRKAGLSKIQQLKQQYFGGNVHGN; encoded by the coding sequence ATGAAAAATATCGCTGAACTGGCACAACAGGTTCGCCAGACAGAAATTGCAGGCATCTGCGATCTGCAACAGGCCGGGCATGCTCAGCAGTCAAACAACGGGCAACCCGTTGTCTCAACGCAAACGGCGCGGCTGGTGAATCATATTTTTACTGAGCTGCAGGTAATTTTCCCCGCCTGGCGGGTGGCTTTTCCGGATAAATCGTCGCTGGATAATGCCAAGCGCACCTGGACAAAAGCGCTGTTTGAAAGCCGGATCTATCACACCCGGCAGATTGAACTCGGGTTGCGCAAGGCGCGTCAGTCAGGATCACCCCATATTCCCAGTGTGGGTCAGTTTATCCGCTGGTGTGTGCCGACCTGTGAAGAGCTGAACCTGCCAACGGCAGAACAGGCTTTCTCGATGATTGGCGATTTTCGCTACGAGGAGACAAGGCAGCATTTGCCGATGGTGGTTCAGGCTGCATTTCATCAGATCGGCCACTGGGATTTGACCCATTTGAGTCAGCAAAAGCTGTTTCCGGTGTTTCAGTCGCACTATGACGGACTGATCCGCAAGGTTGCCATCGGAGAAGACATCAGTCAGTTATGTCCGGTTTTGCTGCCCAAACCCGGTGAGAGAACACTGACTCTGGAAGAAAAAGAACGCCGCAGAAAAGCGGGGCTATCAAAAATTCAACAATTAAAACAACAATATTTTGGAGGAAACGTCCATGGCAACTGA
- the cobO gene encoding cob(I)yrinic acid a,c-diamide adenosyltransferase has translation MTEEKQTRYQARQQRVKEQVDSRIEAAQEERGILVVITGNGKGKTTSGFGTVARATGHGLKCGVAQFIKGSWDNGERNLLEQHGVQFHVMATGFTWETQNKETDTIAAQAVWQHCRQMLQDESLNLVLLDELTYMITYGYIELDEVLDALRNRPVMQTVIVTGRAAHRELIAAADTVSEVKNIKHAFEAGIKAQRGVDW, from the coding sequence ATGACAGAAGAAAAGCAAACCCGTTATCAGGCACGCCAGCAACGGGTAAAAGAACAGGTTGACAGCCGTATTGAAGCCGCACAGGAAGAGAGAGGTATTCTGGTTGTAATTACCGGAAACGGAAAAGGGAAAACCACGTCCGGCTTCGGCACCGTCGCCAGAGCAACCGGACACGGGCTGAAATGCGGTGTAGCGCAGTTTATCAAAGGCAGCTGGGACAACGGTGAACGCAACCTGCTTGAACAGCATGGTGTTCAGTTTCATGTCATGGCCACCGGGTTTACCTGGGAAACACAAAATAAAGAAACCGACACGATCGCCGCTCAGGCAGTCTGGCAACACTGCCGGCAAATGTTGCAGGACGAGTCTTTGAATCTGGTGCTCCTGGATGAGCTGACTTATATGATTACCTATGGCTATATCGAACTGGATGAGGTTCTGGATGCACTGCGCAACCGCCCGGTGATGCAGACGGTCATAGTCACCGGCAGAGCAGCGCACAGGGAGCTAATTGCGGCAGCGGACACCGTCTCTGAAGTGAAAAATATCAAGCATGCCTTCGAAGCAGGTATCAAGGCACAGCGGGGTGTGGACTGGTAA
- the lysC gene encoding Rz1-like lysis system protein LysC, translating to MKTEYQKQSVPDFLTRDTAVPNLPKAGATNAQLAEYMVGMESALNNCNIDKKSIRQWQNHTQPPP from the coding sequence GTGAAGACTGAATATCAAAAGCAGTCGGTTCCGGATTTTTTAACCCGGGATACAGCGGTGCCAAACCTGCCCAAAGCAGGCGCAACCAATGCACAGCTGGCCGAATATATGGTCGGTATGGAAAGCGCACTGAACAACTGTAACATCGATAAAAAGAGCATTCGCCAATGGCAGAACCACACTCAACCACCACCATAA